GGCGGGCTGACGGTCGGCCGAGGGCGGACTGACGGCCGCGATTCCGGTAGGACGAGACGATGAGCGGAGCGGAATGACGGAGGACCAGCGGTGGCAACGGTTTTGACGGTGGTAGGCATCCTGGTCTTCGTCATCGGGCTGCTCATCTCGATCGCCTGGCACGAGCTCGGCCACCTCTCCACGGCCAAGCTGTTCGGCATCCGGGTGCCGCAGTACATGGTCGGCTTCGGTCCGACGCTTTGGTCGCGCCGGAAGGGCGAGACCGAGTACGGCATCAAGGCGATCCCGTTCGGTGGGTACATCCGGATGATCGGGATGTTCCCGCCGGGCGACGACGGGCGGATCACCAAGCGCAGCAGCTCGCCCTGGCGCTCCATGATCGAGGACGCCCGCGAGGCCTCCTACGAGGAGCTCCAGGAGGGTGACGAGCAGCGGCTCTTCTACACCCGCAAGCCGTGGAAGCGCGTCATCGTCATGTTCGCCGGGCCGTTCATGAACCTGATCCTGGCGTTCGGGCTGTTCCTGACCGTCATGATGGGCTTCGGCGTCTCGATGAACGTGCCGACGGTCAGCACCGTCGCCCAGTGCGTCGTCAAGGCGGGCCAGCCCACCGACAGCTGCCCGGAGGGCGCCCCCCAGACCCCGGCCGCCCAGGCCGGGCTGAAGGCCGGGGACCGGATCGTCTCCTTCGACGGCGACCGGATCCGCACCTACGACCAGCTCCAGACGGACATCCGCCGCTCGGCCGGCCGGACCGTGCCGGTCGTGGTCGAACGGGAGGGGCAGCAGCTCACCCTCAACCCGACCATCGCCGTCAACGACGTCCAGAAGTACGACGGCAACAACGTCCCGATCAAGGGCCAGACCGTCCAGGCCGGGTTCCTCGGATTCACTCCTGCGAGTGGTGTGGTCCAGCTGGGCTTCGGGCAGTCGGTCGACCGGATGTACGACATGGCCGAGAGCGGGGTGAAGTCGCTGGCCGCCCTGCCCGGCAAGATCCCCGGGCTGTGGAACGCGATCGTCGGCGACGCCCCGCGCGACCCGGACTCGCCGATCGGCATGGTCGGGGCCGCCCGGGTGAGCGGCGAGGTCTTCTCGCTCGACATCCCCGGCACCCAGCGGGTCGCGTTCTTCGTGAACCTGCTGGCCGGCATCAACCTCTCGCTCTTCCTCTTCAACATGCTGCCGCTGCTCCCGCTGGACGGCGGCCACGTCGCCGGCGCGGTCTGGGAGTCCGTCCGGCGCCGTTTCGCACAGCTGTTCCGCAGGCCCGACCCGGGCCCGTTCGACGTCGCCAAGCTGATGCCGGTGGCGTACGTCGTGGCCGGCATCTTCATCGGCTTCACGCTGCTGGTGATGGTCGCGGACCTGGTGAACCCGGTGAAGATCAGCTAGCAGGTCGGGTACGGCGGGTGTGCTGGGGGCCGTTGCCGTGCCGTACCGTGGAGGCCGGGTGCGCGATCGTCAGCGCGCCCGGCCTCGGCCGTCCCAGCGGCCGGGCGGTCGACCACACCTCAACCCCGGGGAACCCTGCGCACATGACCGCGATCTCGCTCGGTATTCCGTCCCTGCCGCTCAAGCCGCTCGCCAAGCGTCGTTACTCCCGGCAGATCATGGTCGGCAACGTGCCGGTCGGCGGTGACGCGCCCGTCTCGGTGCAGTCGATGACCACCACGGTGACTGCGGACATCAACGCCACCCTGCAGCAGATCGCGGAGCTCACCGCGTCCGGCTGCCAGATCGTCCGGGTCGCCTGCCCGTCGCAGGACGACGCCGACGCGCTGCCGATCATCGCCAAGAAGTCGAAGATCCCGGTCATCGCGGACATCCACTTCCAGCCGAAGTACGTCTTCGCCGCGATCGACGCTGGCTGCGCGGCCGTGCGGGTGAACCCGGGCAACATCAAGGCCTTCGACGACAAGGTCGGCGAGATCGCCAAGGCCGCCAAGGACGCGGGCGTGCCGATCCGGATCGGCGTCAACGCCGGCTCGCTCGACAAGCGCCTGCTGGAGAAGTACGGCCGGGCCACCCCGGAGGCGCTGGTCGAGTCCGCGCTGTGGGAGTGCTCGCTGTTCGAGGAGCACGACTTCCGCGACATCAAGATCTCGGTCAAGCACAACGACCCGGTCGTGATGATCAACGCCTACCGCCAGCTCGCCGCCGCCTGCGACTACCCGCTGCACCTCGGCGTGACCGAGGCCGGGCCGGCCTTCCAGGGCACCATCAAGTCGGCGGTCGCCTTCGGCGCGCTGCTGGCCGAGGGCATCGGCGACACCATCCGGGTCTCGCTCTCCGCCCCGCCGGCCGAGGAGATCAAGGTCGGCAACCAGATCCTCGAATCGCTCGGGCTGCGCGAGCGCGGCCTGGAGATCGTCTCCTGCCCGTCCTGCGGCCGCGCCCAGGTCGACGTCTACAAGCTCGCCGAGGAGGTCACCGCCGGGCTGGAGGGCATGGAGGTGCCACTGCGGGTGGCCGTCATGGGCTGCGTCGTGAACGGCCCGGGCGAGGCCCGAGAGGCCGACCTGGGGGTCGCCTCCGGCAACGGCAAGGGCCAGATCTTCGTCAAGGGCGAGGTCATCAAGACCGTCCCCGAGTCGAAGATCGTCGAGACCCTGATCGAGGAGGCGCTCAAGCTCGCCGAGCAGATGCAGGCGGCGGGCGTCGAGGCGGGGGCGCCGACCGTCGTCGCGGGGGAGTGAAGCCCGCGTAGCCGGCGCGGGGAAGCCCGCGTGAAGATTTCCGGAAGCGGGGCCGTCCGTTCGCGGACGGCCCCGCGGCCGTAGCCGGGTGGGGCCACGGAGTAGGGTGCGGCCAGAGTCGTCTCAGTGAGGTGCTGTCTCGATGCTCGATCGAGGTGTGATGCTCCCGAGCTCCTTCCAGGCCGCCCGGGCCCTGGCCACCACCCGCGTGCTGGAGCCGCCCGACCTCGCGGACGCCCTGGAGATCCTCCACCGCGACCCGGTCGCCAACGCCTTCGTCGCCACCAGGGTCGAGGCCGTCGGGCTGGACCCGTGGCGGCTCGGCGGGGAGATCTGGGGCTGGTACGACGGGAACGGCGCGCTGGACGCCCTCTGCTACGCCGGGGCGAACCTCGTCCTGGTCGACGCCGGGCCGGAGGCGGTCGCGGCGTTCGCCGAGCGGGCCCGCCGCCAGGGGCGGCGCTGCTCCTCGATCGTCGGGCCGGCCGGGTCCACCGCCGCGTTCTGGGCGCTGCTGGAGCGGAGTTGGGGGCCGCCGCGCGAAGTCCGGGCACACCAGCCGCTGTTGGCCACCGCGGTGCCGTCGGCGGAGATCGCGCCGGATCCGCTGGTGCGGAGGGTGCGACGCAACGAGGTCGAGGCGCTGATGCCGGCCTGCGTGGCGATGTTCACCGAGGAGGTCGGGGTGTCGCCGCTGGCCGGGGACGGAGGGCTCCTCTACCAGGCGCGGGTGGCCGAACTCGTCACCACCGGGCGTTCGTTCGCTCGGTTCGGGGAGGACGGGCAGGTCGTCTTCAAGGCGGAGATCGGGGCCGTGACGGAGGGCGCCTGTCAGATCCAGGGCGTCTGGGTGGCGCCGGAGCACCGGGGGCAGGGGCTGTCCGAGACGGGGATGGCGGCGGTCCTGGACATCGCGCTGCGGGAGGTGGCGCCGGTGGTGTCGCTCTACGTCAACGACTACAACCTGCGGGCCAGGGCGGCGTATCGGCGGGTGGGGTTCCGGGAGGTCGGGGCGTTCATGAGCGTTCTGTTCTGAGGGGTCGGTTCGGGGGGCGGTGCGGGAGCCGGTTCGGGGGCTGTTCCGATCTTCGGCCGCGGTGAACGGCCGCTGGTAGTAACGTCCGGAGCATGGATCAGCTGACCGGGGTGACGATCGGGGCCATCGACCTTGCGGCCTGG
The genomic region above belongs to Streptomyces sp. 1331.2 and contains:
- a CDS encoding M50 family metallopeptidase; the protein is MATVLTVVGILVFVIGLLISIAWHELGHLSTAKLFGIRVPQYMVGFGPTLWSRRKGETEYGIKAIPFGGYIRMIGMFPPGDDGRITKRSSSPWRSMIEDAREASYEELQEGDEQRLFYTRKPWKRVIVMFAGPFMNLILAFGLFLTVMMGFGVSMNVPTVSTVAQCVVKAGQPTDSCPEGAPQTPAAQAGLKAGDRIVSFDGDRIRTYDQLQTDIRRSAGRTVPVVVEREGQQLTLNPTIAVNDVQKYDGNNVPIKGQTVQAGFLGFTPASGVVQLGFGQSVDRMYDMAESGVKSLAALPGKIPGLWNAIVGDAPRDPDSPIGMVGAARVSGEVFSLDIPGTQRVAFFVNLLAGINLSLFLFNMLPLLPLDGGHVAGAVWESVRRRFAQLFRRPDPGPFDVAKLMPVAYVVAGIFIGFTLLVMVADLVNPVKIS
- the ispG gene encoding flavodoxin-dependent (E)-4-hydroxy-3-methylbut-2-enyl-diphosphate synthase, with translation MTAISLGIPSLPLKPLAKRRYSRQIMVGNVPVGGDAPVSVQSMTTTVTADINATLQQIAELTASGCQIVRVACPSQDDADALPIIAKKSKIPVIADIHFQPKYVFAAIDAGCAAVRVNPGNIKAFDDKVGEIAKAAKDAGVPIRIGVNAGSLDKRLLEKYGRATPEALVESALWECSLFEEHDFRDIKISVKHNDPVVMINAYRQLAAACDYPLHLGVTEAGPAFQGTIKSAVAFGALLAEGIGDTIRVSLSAPPAEEIKVGNQILESLGLRERGLEIVSCPSCGRAQVDVYKLAEEVTAGLEGMEVPLRVAVMGCVVNGPGEAREADLGVASGNGKGQIFVKGEVIKTVPESKIVETLIEEALKLAEQMQAAGVEAGAPTVVAGE
- a CDS encoding GNAT family N-acetyltransferase, producing MLPSSFQAARALATTRVLEPPDLADALEILHRDPVANAFVATRVEAVGLDPWRLGGEIWGWYDGNGALDALCYAGANLVLVDAGPEAVAAFAERARRQGRRCSSIVGPAGSTAAFWALLERSWGPPREVRAHQPLLATAVPSAEIAPDPLVRRVRRNEVEALMPACVAMFTEEVGVSPLAGDGGLLYQARVAELVTTGRSFARFGEDGQVVFKAEIGAVTEGACQIQGVWVAPEHRGQGLSETGMAAVLDIALREVAPVVSLYVNDYNLRARAAYRRVGFREVGAFMSVLF